In Drosophila busckii strain San Diego stock center, stock number 13000-0081.31 chromosome 3R, ASM1175060v1, whole genome shotgun sequence, the sequence CAAAATCTAGGGATCTATGCAGAgagaaaaaccaaaacaaaaaacttattATTTCGGACACAAGGTTGGGGATACCTAGTGTAATTGCTTTAAACACAAAGTTTTACaaaaagcatataaatattagaaaaattcattaaacaaAACTCATCAGCTTAGCTTAGTTTCAAATGCATTCCCGGCAGGCAGTATGgtatataattgtttatatataatatatatgtaactacACTCTGTATCCCCTTagtttaacttaaaaaaaaaacaacacgcAAGTATTAACtaagcaaatttcaatttccacatataaaacaaataccaAAAGAATAATTGTAGATAATGCCAATCCTTTTGtctaaaatgcaatttaatgcatatatatattttagacgAAAcgattgctgcattttttatatataaatataactatatttaataattattatcaatGTAAATGATTTTTcgcaaaactttaaaatagttttctaTATGTTCAGTTCTTTCGATATCGTTCATAATGtgataagcaaaaacaaaacaaaaaaagcaacaaattctaTACTGTGTTAAAAGAATCTCTTTGATggatctaaaataaatttaatatttatatatgctagACACAATAATTAATGTCAACATCACAActattgtaaaataatttttttatatataaacccATTCTGTtgatatttaaacaaaaaacactacaaatcaataaaattgtacAAGCCAATTTgctcaaataacaaaaaaaaaaaaaacctcacaattgtttaatatttttttgaactGCAGAAAGTTTAATAGCGCAGTGCACAgtttacatttgaatttttacagTTTTAAAAGCACTCAAAGACCCTCAGCCAGAGCACTGGGATCCTCTAAAACGGACTTGATCTTGCGCAGGAACAGCACTGCCTCACGCCCATCGATAATACGATGATCATAGGTCAAGGCCACATACATCATGGGACGTACTTTAATCTATGAACCAGCATTTtaaactataataaatttaaattacctTACACACTCACCTCGCCCTTAATCGCAATCGGACGCTCAAAGATGCCGTGCATGCCAAGTATAGCGCTCTGTGGTGGATTTATAATGGGTGTGCCCATCAGCGAGCCGAATACGCCACCATTGCTTATGGTAAAAGTGCCGCCCGCCATATCCGCCACAGTAATAGCATCCTTTTTGGCCTTGGCGGCCAATGCGCCCAGTGCCTTTTCAATATCCGCAAATTTCATCGTCTCCACGCTGCGTATCACAGGCACAACTAAGCCACGAGGCGTGGCCACAGCCACAGAGATATCCACAAAGTCACGATACACAATTTCCTGttgagcataaatttgttagaGCTTAGCTACAATGAGTGAATGCATTTGCTTCTACCTTATCTTCAATAACCGCATTTACAACGGGCTGTTCCTGCAGTGCCAGGCTGCAAGCTCTGGAGAATATGGACATGAAGCCCAGCTTGACGCTATGCTGTTGCATAAAAGcctcttgcttttgcttgcggAAATCCATGGAGAAGCTCATGTCAATTTCATTAAACGTGGTCAGCATAGCGCAAGTATTTTGTGCATCCTTGAGACGCGCTGCAATCTTCTGACGCATGCGATTCATCTTTACACGCTGTTCGGTGCGTGTGCCTGTTATGGGTGGCACACCCCCAGCGGGCGCCggcttggctgctgcggcagcaggcttagctgctggtggtggcggAGGTGGTGGTGCTTGTGGTGCTAAGGAAGCTACAGCGCCAGGACGGGGCCCCGATGGCACTGGTGTGGGCGCTGGTGCAGGCGGTGGGGCGGGCGCAGGCTTTGGGGGCGCAGCTTTTGCGGGTGCAGcgggcgctggcgctgccgcaGCCTTTGCTGGTGCAGCCTTTGCAGGTGCAGCGCCTGgcttcattttaaataaaggcTGTCCAGCCTTAACGGAGTCACCATTACCGACTAGAATTTCTGTTATCGTGCCTGCAAAAGGAGCTGGCACAGGCATCGCCGTCTTATCCGTTTCAATTTCCATAACAGGCTCATCGGCACCAAAAGAGTCGCCCACCTTACAGGTGAATCTGCATAGAATGAACatgcaaatcaacaaataCAGAGACTTAAGCATTTAGCGCTTACTTAACATCACCCTCGGCTACAGACTCTGGAAACGCCGGCGCATTGACAACCTGCTCAGATCTCAAAATGCTGCTCGTATGTATGCCTGGCCAGCCTATGCCagcttgccgctgctgctggtactTGCCAATTAGTACATGCCtctgtttttgctgttgcactaATATAACACCAGCTACTAATCTTGAATGCTGGCGTACAAGCAAATTCAACTGTTggattaaaaaaatgcatgtcATTATTTTGGCGGCAAGCTTCACTTTAACTTACTTTATAATTGCGCAATACTTTGGCTCCAACATTGCGTGTTATTTGTCTAGTTAACATCGATATAATGCCCGACAttgatttgtatatatgtatgttgctttattttagtAAATCAGTGTTATAATTTGGTCATTACTTGAGTTTTCACGCAAAGCTAAGTTAACTGTAAATGTTTAAGCGTCGATTGTAAAGCAATTGAAAGTATCGTTACTATCATCGATACTTTTACAGCACTACAAAGTACAATTCAAAAGTTTATATAGCAAAttgatatataataatatttattatttatggcaattCCAACTGCTGATAAGAGgcgtataataaaatatttataaactttttatcgAGTATCGGCAGCCATTTCGCATTTTATTAACGACGTTAACTTTTATCTGGtgctgtttacattttgtaattagcttaagtgcacaaaaataaataaagttacagGGTAAAGgttttcaaataaacaaatccaCGTCacgcattaatttattaagtttcgtcttactaatttaaatactaatattttaaaacggTTTCTGTGACACGCgcgtaatttaaataataagttGACTGGTTTTCACAATAAATTTTGGCTCTGCATTAATTTTCTGGGAAGTGgtcaaattaaactaatatcAACGTGGACGCAGCAAAAATGATGTATCTACATTGTTAGCCTTACAGGCCGGCAACAATGATAGAAGGATTCTCTACAGCAGCCTTCACCTTGCGCAAGAACATGACCGCCTCACGGCCATCAATGATTCGGTGATCGTATGTCAACGCAACGTACATCATGGGGCGTATTTTCACCTGTGGAATGCAATGATAGCAAGTTAATCAAGTTCAATAGCAATTGTTCATAAAGCCTTACCTCGCCCTTGACTGCAATCGGGCGTTCAAAGATGCCGTGCATGCCCAGAATGGCGCTTTGTGGTGGATTTATAATGGGTGTGCCCATCAGGGAGCCGAAAACGCCGCCATTGCTGATGGTAAAGGTGCCACCATCCATGTCCTCTACGGTGATTGCATCACGCTTGGCTTTGTCAGCGAGTCCGGCCAATGCAATCTCAATATCCGCATAGTTCATGCCCTCCACATTGCGTATGACAGGCACAACGAGGCCACGAGGTGTAGCTACAGCCACTGAGATATCCACATAGTCGCGGTAGACCATGtcctaaaaaacaaaagttttagtttttatagaTCATTTGACTGGCGGCTTTGAAAAGAACAAACAAGTTCTTATCACAAATACTATAAATGCTcgcataaacaaaactattatCAGTTGACAGCGCTGATAACAGAGTTGCTACGTCAGAATTAACTGTGTGTAGGGTGCGTTGTTACCTGGCCATCGATGACGGCATTGACCACGGGCTGATCCTGCAGCGCATAGGCACTAGCCTTCGAGAAAATGGACATGAAGCCAAGCTTGATGCCGTACTTCTTAACGAACGCATCCAAATGCTCCTTACGGAAGGCCATCGCGTAGCTggtaagtttttaaaatatagcaTTGGTTAATAAAGTAATTAACTAGCAATTTGCATGCTCACCTCATGTCGATTTCGTTGAAAGTGGTCAGCATAGCGCACGTGTTCTGTGCATCCTTCAAGCGAGCCGCAATCTTTTGACGCATGCGGTTCATCTTGACGCGTTGCTCAGAACGTGTGCCCAATATCTGACGAGTGCCGTCTGCGGGAGGAACCTTAACCTGAGCCACAGCCGGCGATGGTGCAATACGTTGCGCAGCAGGACGTGGTGCCGGTGGTGGTGGACGCGCACcagctggtggtggtggtggtggaggAGCTTTAGCGGCGGCTGGCGGTGGTGGGGGTGCAGCTGCCGCAGGTTTGGGTGCAGCCGCTGCCGGCTTAGGTGCCGCTGGAGCGggcgctgcagctggagcaccTGCAGCCTTGGCTGGCGCTGCACCAGGCTTCATTTTGAACAGCTGCTGTCCTGACTTGACCGTATCACCGTCACTAACAAGAATTTCCGTAACTGTGCCGGCAAAAGGCGCTGGCACCGCTACCGTGGTCTTGTCCGTTTCAATCTCCATGACGGCATCGTCAGCACCAAAGGAGTCGCCAACCTTGCAGGTGAATCTAAACAGAAACATGCATTAAAACAAGCTATGAAATTGATAAGTATTCAGCTTACTTAATATCGCCCTCGGAGATGGAATCTGCAAAAGGCGGCACTGTTACAACCTTTTCTGACCTAAGGCAGTTGCTGGTGTGAAAACTTTGCCAGCCCAGAGCGCTGCAATAAACACAAAGAAGTTAATAAAATTCCGAACTTGGAATTGAGTTG encodes:
- the LOC108603454 gene encoding uncharacterized protein LOC108603454; protein product: MKVLIALAAFIGIALAVDYCALPTCLDKHVACNNKGNFSTDCPKDVRVINIDAHQKLILALFNELRNKIASGAIEGFPKATRMAKMSWCEELTHLSLFNVKTCQSLPDKCRSTERFAYAGQNNAIFSYSGAETEYSDAEIIKEQIENWFAQRANTSPEILGSLPEDLPNKNIAKFTVAVAEKNTHVGCAAVRFSRDYYNHFVLTCDFATTNIIGHPVYTPGDKSTSGCKNRYGAAFDYPNLCYAKEIYDNEKIVPDIKLYLKLSARQYSQLAAVAAQQQQQLLHRGNNGTLLCLEVPRALGWQSFHTSNCLRSEKVVTVPPFADSISEGDIKFTCKVGDSFGADDAVMEIETDKTTVAVPAPFAGTVTEILVSDGDTVKSGQQLFKMKPGAAPAKAADGTRQILGTRSEQRVKMNRMRQKIAARLKDAQNTCAMLTTFNEIDMSYAMAFRKEHLDAFVKKYGIKLGFMSIFSKASAYALQDQPVVNAVIDGQDMVYRDYVDISVAVATPRGLVVPVIRNVEGMNYADIEIALAGLADKAKRDAITVEDMDGGTFTISNGGVFGSLMGTPIINPPQSAILGMHGIFERPIAVKGEVKIRPMMYVALTYDHRIIDGREAVMFLRKVKAAVENPSIIVAGLNIHIYKSMSGIISMLTRQITRNVGAKVLRNYKLNLLVRQHSRLVAGVILVQQQKQRHVLIGKYQQQRQAGIGWPGIHTSSILRSEQVVNAPAFPESVAEGDVKFTCKVGDSFGADEPVMEIETDKTAMPVPAPFAGTITEILVGNGDSVKAGQPLFKMKPGAAPAKAAPAKAAAAPAPAAPAKAAPPKPAPAPPPAPAPTPVPSGPRPGAVASLAPQAPPPPPPPAAKPAAAAAKPAPAGGVPPITGTRTEQRVKMNRMRQKIAARLKDAQNTCAMLTTFNEIDMSFSMDFRKQKQEAFMQQHSVKLGFMSIFSRACSLALQEQPVVNAVIEDKEIVYRDFVDISVAVATPRGLVVPVIRSVETMKFADIEKALGALAAKAKKDAITVADMAGGTFTISNGGVFGSLMGTPIINPPQSAILGMHGIFERPIAIKGEIKVRPMMYVALTYDHRIIDGREAVLFLRKIKSVLEDPSALAEGL
- the LOC108603453 gene encoding dihydrolipoyllysine-residue succinyltransferase component of 2-oxoglutarate dehydrogenase complex, mitochondrial, with translation MTGIISILTRQLQRNAQNVGLKAVRNHELKLSARQYSQLAAVAAQQQQQLLHRGNNGTLLCLEVPRALGWQSFHTSNCLRSEKVVTVPPFADSISEGDIKFTCKVGDSFGADDAVMEIETDKTTVAVPAPFAGTVTEILVSDGDTVKSGQQLFKMKPGAAPAKAAGAPAAAPAPAAPKPAAAAPKPAAAAPPPPPAAAKAPPPPPPPAGARPPPPAPRPAAQRIAPSPAVAQVKVPPADGTRQILGTRSEQRVKMNRMRQKIAARLKDAQNTCAMLTTFNEIDMSYAMAFRKEHLDAFVKKYGIKLGFMSIFSKASAYALQDQPVVNAVIDGQDMVYRDYVDISVAVATPRGLVVPVIRNVEGMNYADIEIALAGLADKAKRDAITVEDMDGGTFTISNGGVFGSLMGTPIINPPQSAILGMHGIFERPIAVKGEVKIRPMMYVALTYDHRIIDGREAVMFLRKVKAAVENPSIIVAGL